One genomic window of Coleofasciculaceae cyanobacterium includes the following:
- a CDS encoding YchJ family protein, protein MPQESLCSCGSKKQYQYCCGMYLSGNKKPDTAEKLMRSRYTAFERGNIDYLIETLHPDKRQPNDEQELTKSINHTQWLSLTIIETKKGKKNDATGIVEFEAVYQINEPAQLHERSRFIRTDGHWFYLDGDILPGTIPKPKEPCWCGSRKKYRQCHGV, encoded by the coding sequence ATGCCCCAAGAATCGTTATGTTCCTGTGGAAGTAAAAAGCAATATCAATACTGTTGTGGAATGTATTTATCTGGTAACAAGAAACCAGATACAGCAGAAAAGCTCATGCGATCGCGCTACACTGCTTTTGAGCGAGGTAATATTGACTATCTTATTGAAACTCTGCATCCAGATAAGCGACAGCCTAATGACGAGCAAGAATTAACTAAAAGTATTAACCATACCCAGTGGTTAAGTTTAACTATAATTGAGACAAAAAAAGGCAAAAAAAATGATGCGACTGGCATCGTAGAATTTGAAGCAGTTTATCAAATAAATGAGCCAGCACAACTCCACGAACGCTCTAGGTTTATTAGAACTGATGGACATTGGTTTTATCTAGATGGTGATATTTTACCTGGAACAATACCCAAACCAAAAGAGCCATGTTGGTGCGGTAGTAGGAAGAAATACAGGCAATGTCATGGAGTTTAA
- a CDS encoding transcriptional regulator produces the protein MAQELEHKVNRSLEEDAILKLLVTLIEKFENENYPLGEGTPHSMLLHLMESNEIKENLVGVIGSRGVVSEVVNGKRSISKAQAKALAEFFAVDVGLFI, from the coding sequence TTGGCACAGGAATTAGAACACAAAGTCAATCGAAGTTTAGAAGAAGATGCGATCCTCAAATTATTAGTTACCTTAATCGAAAAATTCGAGAACGAAAATTATCCCCTGGGCGAGGGAACGCCCCATTCTATGCTGCTACATCTAATGGAATCAAATGAAATCAAAGAAAACTTAGTTGGTGTAATTGGTTCGAGAGGTGTTGTCTCAGAAGTAGTTAATGGTAAACGCAGTATTAGCAAAGCCCAGGCAAAAGCTTTAGCTGAATTTTTCGCTGTCGATGTTGGACTGTTTATTTAG
- a CDS encoding type II toxin-antitoxin system HigB family toxin, with protein MQFFCLPKIILTLLDFELKREVLNRYRLIVNIIYEHQRIYIKYILTHAEYDKDKWKNDPYY; from the coding sequence TTGCAATTTTTCTGTCTTCCCAAAATAATTCTTACTTTACTTGATTTTGAGCTTAAACGAGAAGTATTGAATCGCTATCGTTTAATTGTCAATATTATTTATGAGCATCAAAGAATTTATATCAAGTACATTCTGACTCACGCTGAATACGACAAGGATAAATGGAAAAATGACCCTTACTATTAA